A genomic region of Streptomyces sp. NBC_00247 contains the following coding sequences:
- a CDS encoding glutaredoxin family protein: MSALLRRTKKKPADRVVTLLQKPGCHLCEDARAVVEAVCAETGSVVEEKDITQDEALYARYWEQIPVVLIDGEQHTFWRVDPQRLRTALGRG, encoded by the coding sequence ATGAGTGCCCTGCTGCGTCGTACGAAGAAGAAGCCCGCCGACCGGGTCGTCACGCTGCTCCAGAAGCCCGGCTGTCATCTCTGCGAGGACGCGAGGGCGGTGGTGGAGGCGGTGTGCGCGGAGACCGGCTCGGTGGTGGAGGAGAAGGACATCACCCAGGACGAGGCGCTGTACGCGCGGTACTGGGAGCAGATCCCGGTGGTGCTGATCGACGGGGAGCAGCACACCTTCTGGCGGGTGGACCCGCAGAGGCTCCGTACGGCGCTGGGCCGCGGCTGA
- a CDS encoding HAD family hydrolase, producing the protein MASLGWLTPRRRPATARSVLAGEAAAEAARKATLDGDGDTLLEAKPGEGEPGEPAFPVAGDDRAAAFFDLDNTVMQGAALFHFGRGLYKRKFFQRRELTRFAWQQAWFRLAGVEDPEHMQDARDSALSIVKGHRVSELMSIGEEIYDEYMADRIWPGTRALAQAHLDAGQKVWLVTAAPVETATIIARRLGLTGALGTVAESVDGVYTGRLVGEPLHGPAKAEAVRALAAGEGLDLGRCAAYSDSHNDIPMLSLVGHPYAINPDAKLRKHARAHDWRLRDYRTGRKAAQVALPAAAGVGALAGGTVAAVALHRRRR; encoded by the coding sequence ATGGCCTCTCTTGGATGGCTCACACCTCGCAGGCGCCCCGCCACGGCACGGAGCGTGCTGGCGGGCGAGGCGGCGGCCGAGGCCGCCCGCAAGGCGACGCTGGACGGGGACGGCGACACTCTCCTCGAAGCGAAACCGGGCGAGGGCGAGCCCGGGGAACCCGCGTTCCCGGTGGCCGGCGACGACCGCGCCGCCGCGTTCTTCGACCTCGACAACACCGTCATGCAGGGCGCCGCGCTCTTCCACTTCGGCCGGGGACTCTACAAACGGAAGTTCTTCCAGCGCCGCGAGCTGACCCGGTTCGCCTGGCAGCAGGCGTGGTTCCGGCTGGCCGGCGTGGAAGACCCGGAACACATGCAGGACGCCCGCGACAGCGCCCTCTCCATCGTCAAGGGGCACCGCGTCTCCGAGCTGATGTCCATCGGCGAGGAGATCTACGACGAGTACATGGCCGACCGCATCTGGCCGGGCACCCGGGCACTGGCCCAGGCGCACCTCGACGCGGGCCAGAAGGTCTGGCTGGTCACCGCCGCTCCGGTGGAGACCGCCACGATCATCGCCCGCCGGCTCGGCCTCACCGGCGCGCTCGGCACGGTCGCCGAGTCCGTCGACGGCGTCTACACCGGGCGCCTGGTCGGCGAACCGCTGCACGGCCCCGCGAAGGCAGAGGCGGTGCGCGCCCTGGCGGCGGGCGAAGGCCTGGACCTCGGGCGCTGCGCCGCGTACAGCGACTCGCACAACGACATCCCGATGCTCTCGCTGGTCGGCCATCCCTACGCGATCAACCCCGACGCCAAGCTCCGCAAGCACGCCCGCGCCCACGACTGGCGACTGCGGGACTACCGCACCGGCCGCAAGGCCGCGCAGGTCGCCCTCCCGGCCGCTGCCGGGGTCGGAGCGCTGGCCGGCGGCACCGTCGCCGCCGTCGCGCTGCACCGCCGCCGCCGCTGA